From a single Cytophagales bacterium WSM2-2 genomic region:
- a CDS encoding membrane protein, with the protein MGILLFSLFRNNSQTETILFGVFALVIFLFLVADLGFFNRKAHRISTRSALYQSIFWVIVSSIFGYLVYYFDEGGFDSSIEFFSAYLTEYALSVDNIFVILLILKYFSVKEEYYHTILFWGILGAVVFRGIFIFVGAIAIAELEWLLYVFGVFLIYSGIKIYFEDSDEKIDPEKNIIVRLCRKYLPMTDDEMGGKFFGRINNMLVFTPLFLVVALIETTDLLFAMDSIPAAFAITQNEFLIYTSNIFAVMGLRAMFFLLAGIIDKFYLLQKGLSIILFFIGSKMLLEIIHYELSPTLSFTVIIVTLTFSIILSVVVPQKEEAKEAE; encoded by the coding sequence ATGGGCATACTCCTTTTCTCGCTGTTTCGAAATAATAGTCAGACCGAGACGATCCTCTTTGGAGTATTTGCACTGGTCATATTCCTATTTCTGGTAGCTGATTTGGGCTTTTTCAACCGGAAGGCACACCGGATTTCAACACGCTCCGCACTTTATCAATCTATTTTCTGGGTAATTGTAAGTTCCATCTTTGGATACCTGGTCTACTACTTTGATGAGGGTGGATTTGATTCTTCCATCGAGTTTTTCTCTGCCTATCTGACCGAATATGCCTTGTCAGTTGATAACATTTTTGTAATCCTGCTGATCCTGAAATACTTCAGTGTTAAGGAGGAATATTATCACACGATTTTGTTTTGGGGTATTCTCGGAGCTGTGGTCTTTCGCGGGATTTTCATTTTCGTTGGCGCTATTGCGATCGCAGAACTCGAGTGGCTCCTCTACGTCTTCGGAGTATTCCTGATCTATTCAGGTATAAAAATCTACTTCGAGGATAGTGACGAAAAAATTGACCCTGAAAAAAATATAATCGTTCGACTTTGCAGAAAATACCTTCCCATGACTGATGATGAAATGGGGGGCAAATTTTTTGGAAGGATCAACAATATGTTGGTATTCACTCCGCTTTTTTTGGTCGTGGCCTTGATTGAAACTACCGACCTTCTTTTTGCAATGGATTCGATTCCGGCTGCCTTTGCTATCACTCAAAACGAATTTCTGATTTATACTTCCAATATTTTTGCAGTAATGGGATTGAGGGCAATGTTCTTCCTGCTGGCAGGCATCATCGACAAATTCTATCTCTTGCAAAAAGGGCTTTCCATCATTTTGTTCTTCATCGGATCCAAAATGCTTCTGGAGATTATCCATTACGAATTGAGCCCGACTCTTTCTTTTACGGTGATTATCGTGACACTCACATTCTCCATTATTCTGTCTGTAGTCGTGCCTCAGAAAGAAGAGGCCAAGGAAGCAGAGTAA
- the moxR gene encoding ATPase AAA: protein MEKLKAVEQSVQEIVTSLGDLKKEIGQVIVGQQEIIDQLLITFLAGGHALLEGVPGLAKTLMIRSLSEAINLRFRRIQFTPDLMPSDILGTEILEEDHTTGKRIFKFNKGPIFANIILADEINRTSPKTQSALLEAMQEFEVTYAGNTYPLERPFFILATQNPIEQSGTFPLPEAQLDRFLLYIKVGYPTLQEEHSILANTTGKKSGSIKKVLDGNQILEAQKLVREVHINDDLIDLVNRIVRSTRPGESDNKYINEWVRWGAGPRAGQAMILTAKARALLYGNFSVTQEDIRHIAYPVLRHRILMNFKAEAEGVTPLDATKHLLENIHLRKNL, encoded by the coding sequence ACAGGAGATCATCGATCAGTTGCTTATCACCTTTTTGGCCGGCGGCCACGCACTGTTGGAAGGAGTGCCCGGATTGGCAAAGACATTGATGATCCGCAGTCTTTCCGAAGCCATTAACCTCCGCTTCCGGAGAATTCAGTTCACTCCCGATTTGATGCCATCTGACATTCTCGGTACAGAGATTTTGGAAGAAGACCACACCACGGGCAAGCGCATTTTCAAATTCAACAAAGGGCCCATTTTTGCGAACATCATTTTGGCCGATGAAATCAACCGCACGTCTCCCAAAACACAATCAGCTTTGTTGGAAGCCATGCAGGAGTTTGAGGTTACCTACGCTGGCAATACTTATCCGCTTGAGCGGCCCTTCTTTATTTTAGCAACACAAAATCCGATCGAGCAGTCTGGAACATTTCCTCTGCCAGAAGCACAACTCGACCGTTTCTTATTGTACATCAAAGTCGGATATCCCACGCTGCAGGAAGAACATTCTATACTTGCCAATACTACCGGCAAGAAATCAGGATCGATAAAGAAAGTGTTGGATGGAAACCAGATTTTAGAAGCACAGAAACTCGTGCGCGAAGTGCACATCAATGATGATCTCATCGATCTGGTAAATCGAATTGTGCGAAGCACCCGACCAGGTGAAAGTGACAATAAATATATTAACGAATGGGTTCGCTGGGGTGCAGGCCCACGCGCCGGTCAGGCGATGATCCTCACAGCCAAAGCACGGGCATTGTTGTATGGCAATTTTTCTGTGACGCAGGAAGACATCAGGCACATTGCTTATCCTGTACTGCGCCATCGGATATTGATGAATTTCAAAGCTGAGGCAGAAGGCGTAACACCACTTGATGCTACGAAGCACTTACTGGAAAACATTCATTTGCGAAAAAATCTTTAG